The genomic region CATCCAGCCAGTCGGCGCGATTCACGAGTTGTTTTTGGCTTTGCCGGATCGACAACATATTTCGTGTCCTCGCAATGAGTTCGGATTTATCGATCGGCTTGTTGAGAAAATCGCTGGCGCCCATTTCTAACGCTTTATACCTGACTTTCTTGTCATCGTCCGCTGTGATCATGACAATCGGCGTTTCGTTTTTCCCCGGTAGTTTTCTGAATGCTTCGATGAACTCCAAACCGTTCATGTCCGGCATCATATAATCGACAAAAACAAGATCCGGGTCCTCATTGGTACACCAATCCATGGCCTTAAGAGGATTAAGATAACTGACGGGTTCGCATTGAAATGATTTACTCAGAATATTTTCAAGAACCTTAACATTGATTTCGCAGTCGTCGATAATAAGAATCTTCATGACACACTTCCCTTCTGATGCGTGTAACGACGTGAACTAAGCAGCTTCGACCGGCTCAAAAAAATGGTTTTCGAGCATGAGTTGTTTTAGATGAAAACATGTTTCTTCATAGACAATGCCAATCCGATGAATCAGGACGGCAATCTCTTTAGGCCGATGATGCGCTTGAATTTTTTCCAGCGATTGGCACGCTTCTACCATAGCGACCGCGCCAATATTTGCGCTGATGCCTTTCAACGTGTGCGCAATTTTTCGAAATCCGGACAATTCACCTACATGTGCGTAATCTTTGATTTCGCCTAGTAAGGTCTCCGCCTGGTCAATGTACATATCTGCCAGTTCTTTAAAAAAGTCGGCCGTGACGCCGATATCTCTGAGTTGATCGAGATCGACGATCGGTTTTACCGCTGTAGTTTTAGGTTTTTCGGGCGCCATGTTTCCTCCCCATTCAATTAGTTTAGATTGAATTTGTTTAATGTTAATTGGTTTTGTAATAAAGTCATTCATGCCTGCATTTATACATTGATCGCGGTCCTCTTTCATTGCGTTCGCCGTCATAGCGATAATACGGGGCCTGTCTTCCTGGCTATATGCCTTTACGATCTGACGCGTCGCTTCGAGCCCGTCCATTTCCGGCATCTGCACATCCATAAAAATTAGGTCGTACGTTTTCTGACGAAGCGCGGCGAGCACTTTTAAACCGTTATCGGCGACGTCAACCTGGTATCCCATTTTTTGAAATGCCAGGACGGCTAGTTTTTGATTGATCGCATTATCTTCCGCCAGCAAAATCTTCAATGGCAATCGTTCAGAGAGTTGTGCATCGAGCGTACTTTCAAATATCTGTTTCTCTTTTTTGGAACCTGCAAAAACATGTTTGACTGTTTCTTTCAACTGATTAAGTTTGACGGGCTTGGAAATAAACGCCGAAAATACATTTGCCGGATAATTTTCGGGTTTAGCCCGATTGCCGAGCGAACTAAGCATCAGCAAAGGCAAAGTTTCTATGTTTCGCATTTCGCGGATCGCCAGCCCTAATTCCAAACCATCCATTTCAGGCATATGCATATCGATAATACCAAGATCAAAAAGTTGCCCGTGCCCGATCCAGTTCAACGCTTCCAATGGGCTTTCCGTGGCAATAGGAGCCATACCCATCCGCACGCATTGGGCTAATAATATTTGTCGGTTCGTCTCATTGTCATCCACGATCAAAACCCGTTTATCCTTAAATTCAGAAGGTATAGTTTCTTCTTTGAGACGATTCTCTTGATCTACCCCAACTTTTATGGTGAAGCTGAATGTCGAACCGACGCCTTCCACGCTGTCCACCCAAATTCTTCCGCCCATCATCGTAACTAATTTCTCCGATATAGCCAGGCCTAAACCTGTTCCGCCATATTTGCGTGTTGTGGAAGAATCCACCTGCGAAAAAGATTTAAACAAACGATCTATTTTTTCGGTTGGAATTCCGATACCGGTATCTTTCACCTTGAAAATCAGTTCCGCGTCGTCTTTACACACCGCGCTGTCGTCTCCGTTGCTCATTTGAACGGAGATGTATACTTCGCCCGTTTCAGTGAACTTGAGCGAATTATTGGTGAGATTCATCAGTATTTGTTTGATCCGGGATTCATCTCCGATTAAAGCGCTCGGTACTGCTGAATCTATGGAATAGATCAATTCAATCTTTTTTTCTGCGGCTTTCGATGAAAATATATCCAGGGTAGTTTCAAGACATTCGGTCAGATCAAACGCTCGTTTTTCAAACTCCATTTTTCCGGATTCAATTTTTGAATAATCCAAGATGTCATTGAGTACGGTGAGAAGCGAGTCGCCGCTGACCTGTATGGTTTCTACAAAGTCCCTTTGTTCCGGCGTAAGATCGGTATCCAACAACAGTTCCGTCATACCGATGACGCCATTCATCGGCGTGCGAATCTCGTGACTCATCGTAGCAAGGAAATCCGATTTTGCGCGCATAGCGGATTCGGCCTCTTCCCTTGCGGCGATCAATGCTTTTTGGGCAATTTTCTGTTCCGTAATGTCATCTTTTACTGCGACATAGTTGCGGATCCTGCCGTCCGAACCTTTGATGGCAGAGATCGATGCTATTTCCCAATACGTTTCGCCATTTTTCTTTTTGTTTTGAAATTCGCCGCGCCACCTTCCTCCGGCCGTAATGGTTTCCCAAAGCTTTTTATATTCAGATACGGAAGTGTGCCCGGATTTCAATATTGACGGTTTCTGTCCTATCGCTTCCAATGCAGAAAATCCGGTAATCTCCGTGAACCACGGATTTACATATTCGATACGGCCTTGGGTGTCAGTAATGACCACCGAAACAGGGCTTTGCTCGATCGCAGCAGATAGCTGACGAATCTTGTCCTCCGCCGATTTACGATCGGAGATATCACGCATGATGCCGGTAAAAAACTGCCCTTCCGATGTTTTCCATTCAGATAATGAAAATTCTATTGGGAACATTTTATTGTCATTTCGTAATCCCCGCACTTCCGTCGTTTTACCCATGACATACTCTACACCACCTATGTCCCTCAGTCTTGATCCTGACCTCTTATCTGCTTGAAATTCATTAGGAATGATCTGGACTAACGACTTGCCTACAATTTCTGTTTCCTTATAACCGAATACTCTTTCTGCGCCACGATTCCACCCGACGATGTATCCCGAACTATTTACCGTAACAATTGCATCATTAGCTGATTGTGAAATGGCCCGGAATCGTTCCTCGCTTTGTTGGAGAGCTTCTTTTGCCTTCATTTGTTCAGTTATATCCCTATAAATTCCATAAACGCCGATTTGACTTCCTTCGACATGGACCGGAGTTCCCAGAATTGAAACATACACCGGCGATCCGTTTTTGTGACGACGTACCGATTCTAGGCTTGCCCTATTGCCTGCTGCTACATTTTGGCTGATACCCCTCGCATTTCCTGATAATTCTTCCGGCACGATCAAGCTGTTAATATCCCGGCCTATCGCTTCTTGATCTTCATAGCCGAACATCCGTGTGAATTCACCGTTAATTCTCATGACGCGGTCTTCATTATCAACTATGACTATCGCTTCAGGCGCATTTTCAATGAGTTCTTCGAGATACGCTTTCTGAACTTTGTAATCATCCACTGCCTGAATACGCTCTGCCATTTGTTGATTGAGCGGTCGGAATGAGAAATAATATAATAGACTTGATACGATGAGCGAAGTTAACGTGGCATCAACCAATGTCGGGATTTGAATTCCCAAATGCGGATAGGATTCTATCCAATACATTACAAGGAACTCGGTTACGAAAATGATAAGGCCCGCTATGGCCAAAAGTTGTTTGGACGACAAGCGTGTGGTTTTATTTTCCATTACATAACTCCGATTATGAGTATCCAACTGATTATTTGTGTTTGTATTTTCATAATATCAATTTTGATATGATAATTCTGTCAGTATGTATATCAAAAAGCGTGCTAAATTTATTATAAAGCATAACTCTATAAATTATAAATACTTAAAATGCTATTATGGAGAGTAAATTAAGGGAAAATGTAGATGCATAGGTAATTTTACCATAGATTTGAGGTTATCAGTTTCTTTAGACTGCCCACAGTAAGCAGGTGAATAGTTAATCCTCCCTTGCTACAATGTCATTCTTAAAGAATCTTTTTTAATTAAAGGAGAGACTTCATGCGGAAAATAAAAAAAAATAGTGCGTGGCTCTCACTTTTTCTCAGGAACAAAAAGGATTCTTACAGAATGACATACCGGGAACTTACCGCGCCAAATTAACATGGTACCGAACCGCTATGATGCTGAGTCAGGTTGGGTTACAATGTCATTCTTCAAGAATCTTTCTTAATTAAAGGAGAGACACGATACAGCAGGTAAAAAGAATGGCCACGCGGAATTAAAGGATTCATACTGATAGAAATGGAACTAAAAAAATTCAGGAAAATTATTCACGAACGAAAAAAAAGCAGCAAATCCTCTTACATCCGTCCGCTCCTGTGTCATCTGTGTTCTATTTTCCCACCATCTGCTAAGTAGACGCTTTTTCTCAGGAAAAAAAAGATTCTTACATAACGGAAGATACTCCCAAAATCAACATCGAATCGGATTACAAAACAGTCACGACTATGTACAGATATTAGTTGCTTTCACACCATTCTTAAATTATATTTCATTGTTGTCTTCTTGGGAGGGAAAGACGGTTCTTATGCGTTATAAAATCATCTATCGAAAATAGCGTCAGCAAAATTTAATCGGTCGTTTCAGGGCGCCTGATCGCATACCTATAGTCATTTTTTCGCCAATAAATTCGTTTTTCTGCAGGCAAGACAAACCGTGTTGAGCAAAAAACAATTATTTTCATTTCAGGGGGTACTATGATATCAAAAGATCAAAGGGAAAAACGATTCAGGTATATGCTGATTACCCTGTTTGTGGTACTTAGCGCGGGAATTATTGCGGGCAGTATTTTATTTTATCGGGGCCAACGGGATATTATGACAATTAATCAAACTCGCGAATTATTATCGATTGCGGAACTGAAGGCCCGGCAAATTTCAGATTATCGAAAAGAGAGGTATTCTGAGGCTAATTTTTTATTTGGCAATCAATCTTTTATCGCCGCGGTAAAGGCTTATCATTCGAACCCCCAATTAAAGGTAAACAAAGACGTCCTTGAAGATTGGCTATTGCCCATTCAAAAGAACCATAATTATGAAAACATCTCCATCATCGACACAAATGGGAATATTTTTTATTCCATAGGCAATGACAATTCGGTCGATTATAAACACCGCAAAGATGCCTTTAATATCTTGAAAGAAAATAAGATCCGATTTGGCGACTTGCATTTGCATGAAAAAGACAGCTCCGTCCATTTAGAGGTTTTCGTGCCGTTAATTTTGACTACATCTATATCTGTAGAAAAAGTCGGCGTGGTAAGTTTTTCGATCAATCCACACACCGGGTTATTTGACTTGATACAGTCTTGGCCTGTGGAAAGCCCAACCGGCGAAGTTCTACTTGTAAAAAAAGAAGGAGATCATGTTGTATTTCAAAACGAATTGCGATTTATGAGAAATACTGCATTGAGACTGAAATTTCCGCTTACTGATACTAGGCTTCCGGCTGCACATGCGGTTCAAGGAGAAACAGGAGTCATGACCGGCTTGGATTACAGAGGCCACGAAGTCATGGCCGCCATGAAACACGTCCCGGATTCCGATTGGTATATCGTAGCCAAAAAAGATACCGAACGTATTAATCAGCCGCTGACTACGAAGGCAACGCTCATTTTTGCATTGATGGCCGCATTACTAGCCGCTGCAGGAACCGCCTTTTTTATCGTGTGGCGCGCAGAAAAAATGAAAAAACTGAAAATCGAAATTCAATCCGTGGATGCGGTGAAAAGACTCAACCGAGTGTATCAGGTATTAAGTAATGTCAATCAAGCGATAGTTCGAATAAGCGACCGCGATAAACTTCTAAATGAAATTTGCCGCATTGCCGGCGACGACGGCGGGTTTCGCTTGTGCTGGGTAGGTTTTGTTAATGAAAAGACAGGGCTTATCGAGCCTTTTTCAAAAGCGGGAGCCGCAAGCAGCTATCTTAAATATATTACGGTTTCCACCAACGGGAGTATACCTGCCGGCCAAGGGCCGGTTGGCAAAGCTTTTCAAACCGGTAAACCCGTTGTCTTCAATAATATTTGGACCCAGTTTCAATTAGCTCCCTGGAAAGAAAATGCGATAAAGTATCGTCTTAGATCGGTAGCAGCGCTTCCGTTGAACGGATCATCGGGCCCTATCGGCGCGATCGGCTTCTATTCCGACCAATTTAATTTTTTCACAACCGATGAAGTGAAGCTTCTGGAAGAACTTTCTGCGGATCTTTCCTACGCACTTTTAAATATTGAACGTGAAGAAAGAAGTAAAATTTCCGAACAAGCCCTGCTGGAAAGCGAAGACCGGTACCGGGATTTAGTGGAGAACAGCCTCGACATCATATGTACGCATGATATGAACGGGAAAATCTTATCGGTGAATAAACGCGGGGCTCAATTACTGGATTATGCTCAAGACGACCTGCTCCAAAAGAATTTGCGGGACATTCTTGTCCCGGAAATACGTAAAGAATTTGACGTATACCTTTCGGAAATCAAACAACATGGATCGGCTCGAGGCACTATGCTGGTTGAAACTGCTTCCGGGAAGAAACGAGAGTGGGAATATTACAATACGCTTCGTAAGGATGGAGTTTCTTCCCCGATCGTTCGCGGCACGGCGCAGGACATAACGGAACGAAAAAGGGCTGAGACGGCCTTGCGTGAAAGTGAGAACATTTTCAAAAAATTATTTGAAGAGTCAACCGATCCTATTCTGCTGTTGGATGATACCGGGTTCATAGATTTTAATAACTCTGCCGTCTCGATACTGGGATACAACTCAAAAGAAGAATTATTTAATAAAAAGCCGTGGGAACTTTCGCCCGAAAAACAGCCGGACGGACGGCTTTCATCTGAAAAGGCAGTGGCGATGATCGAAATGGCGTTATCAAATGGGTTCAATCGTTTTGAATGGGTACATATAAAGTCAGACGGCACAGAATTTCCAGTTGAGGTCATGCTGACGTCTATTATGATAAAAGGCAAGCAGTCCTACTATACGGTCTGGCGCGACATCAGCGAGCGTAAACGGGCGGAGAGCGCGTTAGTTCTTCAAAGTTCTGCTCTCAATGCGGCAGCAAGCGGCATTGTTATTACCAATTCCGGCGGCGTAATTGAATGGGTGAACAAGGCGTTTTCTTCTCTCACGGGATACTCACCCGATGAGGCTGTCGGTAAAAATCCGCGTGATCTAGTTAAGTCCGGCTCTCATGACCATGCCTTTTACAAGCATATGTGGGATACGATACTTGACGGAAAAGTCTGGAACGGTGAGATTACCAATCGACGAAAAGACGGAACTTTGTATATCGAAGAACAGATCATTACACCGGTGAAAAACGAACAAGGAAAAATCACGCATTTCATTGCCGTCAAACAGGACGTCACTGAACGTAAAAAGGGTGAAGAAGCCTTGCGGAAAAGCAATGAACGATTCGTGCTGATATCACGGGCCACTAATGACGCCGTTTGGGATTGGGATATCACCACAGACAAAACCTGGTGGAATGATCGCTTTTATTCATTGTTTGGTTTTACGTACGACAAAGAGCATACAAGTCTTAAATCATGGGCTGCGAAAATTCATCCCGATGACCGTGAGAGAGTTCTGGAACATTTTCGGAACGCACTAAACGGTATTAGCCAGGGATGGGCCGATGAATTTCGCTATCAGTTTGCCGACGGTTCCTACGGTTTTATCTACGATCGCGCATTTATTATCAGAGATGATAGCGGCAAAGCGTTGCGCATGATCGGCTCCATGATTGACATGACTAATTTCAAAAAGTCTGAACAGCAATTACAGCAAAGCGAGAACCGGCTTCGCGCTATCGTCGAGGCAGAACCGGAATGCGTCAAAACCATGGCATCGGACGGAACCATACTGAGCATGAATGCCGCCGGCCTTCGTATGATCGGGGCGGAAAGCGCCGATCAAGTGGTTGGCAAGCCTATCTATGGGCTTATAGCTCCTGAGTATGCTGAGGCCTTCAAAAAACTAATGCAAAGAGTTTTTGAGGGACGGACGGGCTCTTTGCAATTTAGACTCACCGGTCTGACAGGAGCCAACAGATGGTTAGACACTCATGCAGTCCCGTTACGCGATGAAAAAGGAAACATCACAACTCTGTTAGGCGTTACACGCGATATTACGGAACAGAAAAAGGCACTTGAGGCCCTGAGGGAAAATGAAGCGAAATTGAAAGTCATTTTGGAATCAACCGCAGACGGCATTTTAGCCATCGATACTAAAGGTGCGGTGATCATGGCCAATCCCCGATTTTTTGAGTTGTGGCGAATCCCTTATGCAATTCAGAAATCCGGAGCTGATCAAGTTCTTTTGGATTTTGTATTGGAACAGTTGACTGATCCTGAAGCATTTCTTAGTAAGGTGAAGATGCTGTATGACTCAAATGACACTAGTTTGGATACGTTGAATTTCAAAGACGGCCGTGTTTTTGAAAGGCTCAGTGCTCCCCTATTGTCAGGCACGACCAGCCTTGGACGGCTTTGGTCATTTCGTGATATCAGTGAACGCAAAAGGTCTATGGAGGCCTTACTTGCATCAGAGGAAAAGTATAAATCGTTTTTTGACGACGATCTTACCGGTGATTTTATTTCCACGCCGGACGGGAAACTTTTGGCATGCAACCCCGCTTTCGCAAAAATGTTCGGCTACGATACCGTTGACGAAGCGTTGAAAATGGACGTTCACTCGCTGTATTCAGATAAGAAAGCACGCGAAAATATGATTGTACGCTTAAAACGGGAAAAACGACTTGAGTATTTTACTTCTGAACTGATTCGCAAAGACGGAAAAAAGATTTATGTTATCGAAAATATGATAGGAACATTTAATAAGAAGGGTGAATTGACTGAGATCAAAGGATATCTTTTTGACGACACCCGGCGGCGAAGCCTTGAAACCCAATTGATACAAGCCCAGAAGATGGAGAGCTTGGGAACTTTAGCCGGCGGCATCGCGCACGATTTTAATAATATCCTCGCCATCATCATGGGACATACCAGCATGATCCGGAGAAAATCCGGCAGTGATGAGCACCTCATTCAGAACGCCGAAACCATTACCAAGGCTACGCAGCGAGGAGCGAGTCTGGTCAAACAACTTCTGACCTTCGCCAGAAAAACCGATGCCGTTTTGGAGTCGATCCTGATTCAGGATACCGTAAATGAAATACGGCGTTTTATTGAACAGACTTTCCCAAAGACCGTTACAATAACAACCGAATTCGAAAAAGATCTTCCCCCGATCCTTGCCGACGGGACGCAAATTCATCAGGTACTGCTAAACCTGACTATCAATGCGCGCGATGCCATGCCGCATGGAGGAGCTTTGTCAATCACCGCACACCGTATTACCAAGACACCGCGCCATGATAAATTTGGCAAAGTGAGCGCCTCGGAATATATCCATGTTAAAGTATCCGACACCGGTACCGGGATGGATGAAGAAACGAAAAACCGAATCTTCGAACCTTTTTTTACGACGAAAGGAAGGGAACGCGGCACGGGATTGGGACTGGCAACGGTTTACGGGATTGTGGAATCGCATCACGGCATCATAGACGTTGAAAGCGAGATCGGCAAAGGATCGACTTTTAATTTATTCTTTCCCATTCAGCAAAGCTTTATTCAGCATGAGATAGATAACGGAATCGTTGAAGAGATTTCTGGGGGCGATGAAACGGTCCTCGTTGTAGACGACGAAGAATCCATGCGTTATTTTCTGGAGTCTATTCTTGCGGAGAAAGGATACCATATATTATCCGCCGCAGACGGGCAGGCCGCGCTAGACATGTTTACGAAACATAACAAGGAAATTGACCTTATTCTTACTGATTTAGGACTGCCGAAGATGAACGGCGAAGAATTAGTTACAGGTATTATAAAAACAAACCCAAACGTAAAGATCATCGTTGCCAGCGGTTTTTTTGAGAACAAACTCAAAGCGACTTTGGCTAAAGCGGGCGTCAAAGAATTCGTGCAAAAACCGTATTCCCCCGATGAAATTTTGAAGAAGGTGCGAGAGGTGCTCGATTTGAAATGAATTTGGAAGCGGTTCGATGTTGATCAGAGCGGATAAATTAACTGACTCGGCAAGTTTCGGGATCAAACTCTTGTAGAGCGAAATGGCATTTCGCTCTACATTTCACAGACGGCAGTACAGCAAAGCGGCACTTCGATCTACTTGGCTGGATCTAATTTAAACCCCAGCGTTACTTTCGTTCCCCTATTCACTTCGGTTCAAAAACCGTATTCCCCGGATGAAATTTTGAAGAAAGTACGAGAGGTTATTGATTTGAAATGAATTTGGAAGCGGTTCGATGTTGATCAGAGCGGATAAATTAACTGACTCGGCAAGTTTCGGGATCAAACTCTTGTAGAGCGAAATGGCATTTCGCTCTACATTTCACAGACGGCAGTACAGCAAAGCGGCACTTCGATCTACTTGGCTGGATCTAATTTAAAACTCAACGTTACTTTGGTTCCCCTATTTAATTCACTCTCGAGCTGAATTGATCCCCCGTGTTTCTCCATGATTTCTTTACAAATAAAAAGCCCAAGACCGGTGCCTTTATTGCCCGATTTAGTGGTAAAAAACATTTTGAAT from bacterium harbors:
- a CDS encoding PAS domain S-box protein — encoded protein: MENKTTRLSSKQLLAIAGLIIFVTEFLVMYWIESYPHLGIQIPTLVDATLTSLIVSSLLYYFSFRPLNQQMAERIQAVDDYKVQKAYLEELIENAPEAIVIVDNEDRVMRINGEFTRMFGYEDQEAIGRDINSLIVPEELSGNARGISQNVAAGNRASLESVRRHKNGSPVYVSILGTPVHVEGSQIGVYGIYRDITEQMKAKEALQQSEERFRAISQSANDAIVTVNSSGYIVGWNRGAERVFGYKETEIVGKSLVQIIPNEFQADKRSGSRLRDIGGVEYVMGKTTEVRGLRNDNKMFPIEFSLSEWKTSEGQFFTGIMRDISDRKSAEDKIRQLSAAIEQSPVSVVITDTQGRIEYVNPWFTEITGFSALEAIGQKPSILKSGHTSVSEYKKLWETITAGGRWRGEFQNKKKNGETYWEIASISAIKGSDGRIRNYVAVKDDITEQKIAQKALIAAREEAESAMRAKSDFLATMSHEIRTPMNGVIGMTELLLDTDLTPEQRDFVETIQVSGDSLLTVLNDILDYSKIESGKMEFEKRAFDLTECLETTLDIFSSKAAEKKIELIYSIDSAVPSALIGDESRIKQILMNLTNNSLKFTETGEVYISVQMSNGDDSAVCKDDAELIFKVKDTGIGIPTEKIDRLFKSFSQVDSSTTRKYGGTGLGLAISEKLVTMMGGRIWVDSVEGVGSTFSFTIKVGVDQENRLKEETIPSEFKDKRVLIVDDNETNRQILLAQCVRMGMAPIATESPLEALNWIGHGQLFDLGIIDMHMPEMDGLELGLAIREMRNIETLPLLMLSSLGNRAKPENYPANVFSAFISKPVKLNQLKETVKHVFAGSKKEKQIFESTLDAQLSERLPLKILLAEDNAINQKLAVLAFQKMGYQVDVADNGLKVLAALRQKTYDLIFMDVQMPEMDGLEATRQIVKAYSQEDRPRIIAMTANAMKEDRDQCINAGMNDFITKPINIKQIQSKLIEWGGNMAPEKPKTTAVKPIVDLDQLRDIGVTADFFKELADMYIDQAETLLGEIKDYAHVGELSGFRKIAHTLKGISANIGAVAMVEACQSLEKIQAHHRPKEIAVLIHRIGIVYEETCFHLKQLMLENHFFEPVEAA
- a CDS encoding PAS domain S-box protein: MISKDQREKRFRYMLITLFVVLSAGIIAGSILFYRGQRDIMTINQTRELLSIAELKARQISDYRKERYSEANFLFGNQSFIAAVKAYHSNPQLKVNKDVLEDWLLPIQKNHNYENISIIDTNGNIFYSIGNDNSVDYKHRKDAFNILKENKIRFGDLHLHEKDSSVHLEVFVPLILTTSISVEKVGVVSFSINPHTGLFDLIQSWPVESPTGEVLLVKKEGDHVVFQNELRFMRNTALRLKFPLTDTRLPAAHAVQGETGVMTGLDYRGHEVMAAMKHVPDSDWYIVAKKDTERINQPLTTKATLIFALMAALLAAAGTAFFIVWRAEKMKKLKIEIQSVDAVKRLNRVYQVLSNVNQAIVRISDRDKLLNEICRIAGDDGGFRLCWVGFVNEKTGLIEPFSKAGAASSYLKYITVSTNGSIPAGQGPVGKAFQTGKPVVFNNIWTQFQLAPWKENAIKYRLRSVAALPLNGSSGPIGAIGFYSDQFNFFTTDEVKLLEELSADLSYALLNIEREERSKISEQALLESEDRYRDLVENSLDIICTHDMNGKILSVNKRGAQLLDYAQDDLLQKNLRDILVPEIRKEFDVYLSEIKQHGSARGTMLVETASGKKREWEYYNTLRKDGVSSPIVRGTAQDITERKRAETALRESENIFKKLFEESTDPILLLDDTGFIDFNNSAVSILGYNSKEELFNKKPWELSPEKQPDGRLSSEKAVAMIEMALSNGFNRFEWVHIKSDGTEFPVEVMLTSIMIKGKQSYYTVWRDISERKRAESALVLQSSALNAAASGIVITNSGGVIEWVNKAFSSLTGYSPDEAVGKNPRDLVKSGSHDHAFYKHMWDTILDGKVWNGEITNRRKDGTLYIEEQIITPVKNEQGKITHFIAVKQDVTERKKGEEALRKSNERFVLISRATNDAVWDWDITTDKTWWNDRFYSLFGFTYDKEHTSLKSWAAKIHPDDRERVLEHFRNALNGISQGWADEFRYQFADGSYGFIYDRAFIIRDDSGKALRMIGSMIDMTNFKKSEQQLQQSENRLRAIVEAEPECVKTMASDGTILSMNAAGLRMIGAESADQVVGKPIYGLIAPEYAEAFKKLMQRVFEGRTGSLQFRLTGLTGANRWLDTHAVPLRDEKGNITTLLGVTRDITEQKKALEALRENEAKLKVILESTADGILAIDTKGAVIMANPRFFELWRIPYAIQKSGADQVLLDFVLEQLTDPEAFLSKVKMLYDSNDTSLDTLNFKDGRVFERLSAPLLSGTTSLGRLWSFRDISERKRSMEALLASEEKYKSFFDDDLTGDFISTPDGKLLACNPAFAKMFGYDTVDEALKMDVHSLYSDKKARENMIVRLKREKRLEYFTSELIRKDGKKIYVIENMIGTFNKKGELTEIKGYLFDDTRRRSLETQLIQAQKMESLGTLAGGIAHDFNNILAIIMGHTSMIRRKSGSDEHLIQNAETITKATQRGASLVKQLLTFARKTDAVLESILIQDTVNEIRRFIEQTFPKTVTITTEFEKDLPPILADGTQIHQVLLNLTINARDAMPHGGALSITAHRITKTPRHDKFGKVSASEYIHVKVSDTGTGMDEETKNRIFEPFFTTKGRERGTGLGLATVYGIVESHHGIIDVESEIGKGSTFNLFFPIQQSFIQHEIDNGIVEEISGGDETVLVVDDEESMRYFLESILAEKGYHILSAADGQAALDMFTKHNKEIDLILTDLGLPKMNGEELVTGIIKTNPNVKIIVASGFFENKLKATLAKAGVKEFVQKPYSPDEILKKVREVLDLK